Proteins encoded in a region of the Carassius auratus strain Wakin chromosome 21, ASM336829v1, whole genome shotgun sequence genome:
- the dusp4 gene encoding dual specificity protein phosphatase 4, with protein MVTMDELCEMDCSVLKRLMKNDSAKCLLLDCRSFLAFSAGHLRGAVNIRCNTIVRRRAKGSVSLDQILSGDDEARSRLKSGLYSAVILYDERTSDTNTMKNDSTITLVHNALCRDTFRTEIYLLKGGYDRFSTQYPDYCLKTRTLAVSSPQSSVESSCTSCGTPQHDQGGPVEILPFLFLGSALHASKKDMLDRMGISALLNVSSNCPNHFEGDYQYKCIPVEDNHKEDISSWFIEAIEFIDSVKDTNGRVLVHCQAGISRSATICLAYLMKKKRVRLEEAFEFVKQRRSIISPNFSFMGQLLQFESQVLATSCSVEAASPSATLGPKSSSTPTSPFIFSFPVSVVTHSQSSSLTYLQSPITTSPRC; from the exons ATGGTCACAATGGACGAACTTTGTGAAATGGATTGCAGCGTTTTGAAGAGGCTGATGAAGAACGACAGTGCGAAATGTCTGCTTTTGGACTGCAGGTCGTTTTTAGCGTTCAGCGCCGGTCACCTCCGCGGTGCTGTAAATATTCGCTGTAACACGATAGTTCGGAGGCGAGCGAAAGGCTCCGTGAGTTTGGACCAGATTCTGTCCGGTGACGATGAAGCGAGATCCCGTCTGAAATCAGGGCTGTACTCCGCCGTGATCTTATACGATGAGCGGACCTCCGATACAAACACGATGAAAAACGACAGCACAATCACCCTGGTACATAACGCTTTGTGTAGGGATACGTTTAGGACAGAAATCTATCTGCTAAAAG GAGGCTACGACAGATTTTCCACACAGTATCCCGATTACTGTTTGAAAACCAGAACTCTGGCAGTATCCAGCCCTCAGTCCAGCGTGGAGAGCAGCTGCACCTCTTGCGGAACTCCACAGCATGACCAG GGTGGCCCTGTGGAAATCCTCCCCTTTTTATTTCTTGGCAGTGCTCTCCATGCATCTAAAAAGGACATGCTAGATCGTATGGGCATTTCTGCTCTATTGAATGTATCTTCAAATTGTCCGAATCATTTTGAAGGGGATTACCAGTATAAGTGTATCCCGGTGGAAGACAACCATAAGGAGGACATCAGCTCTTGGTTCATCGAAGCCATTGAATTTATAG ACTCAGTCAAGGATACCAACGGCCGTGTTCTGGTGCATTGTCAGGCTGGCATCTCCCGGTCAGCTACTATCTGCCTGGCGTACCTGATGAAGAAGAAGCGTGTGCGTCTGGAAGAAGCGTTCGAGTTTGTTAAACAGCGGCGCAGTATCATCTCCCCCAACTTCAGCTTCATGGGTCAGCTGCTGCAGTTCGAGTCTCAGGTGCTGGCCACTTCCTGTTCTGTAGAGGCCGCCAGCCCTTCCGCCACTCTCGGCCCCAAGTCTTCCTCCACCCCCACGTCGCCCTTCATCTTCAGCTTCCCCGTGTCAGTAGTGACGCACAGCCAGTCCAGCAGCCTCACCTACCTACAGAGTCCCATCACAACCTCACCAAGATGCTGA